The Diaphorobacter ruginosibacter genome contains a region encoding:
- a CDS encoding tannase/feruloyl esterase family alpha/beta hydrolase, protein MGDARLKASVVAAGGDVPVYCKVQGVIGTSLHFEMRLPERWNGKLHFWGGGGYDGFIQSISGPDANSRIPLVALKAGYATVSSDGGHQSELWNASFALANPEAARMFGSLSVPTVTASAQKILASIYGATPGKSYFEGCSNGGREGMVSMQRYPKMFDGIIVRAPAYNWAGLMGHFSRNAKAAMAPGARLSADKLALVARTVRHACDALDGITDGVVANPAACTPLRINLPALRCDGGADLGRDCLSDAQMAVFQSWTTEAVFQGGSTFRNTAWNLNGNEDDPLNMAPWLTGNGNPVTTEQYRYEDTTIKNYLARDPHADSLGYSYDSNIGALVDMAALNDATEPDISPFIKNGGKLIMWHGGADPGINMNSTIDYYDRMRKAVGDAGANAATRLYIAPGVNHCATGVGADTVDLLAALDQWSSGNSAPATLNARKLDAGGAEVLGRPLCEYPQYPRYVGAAGDAAAARLASSYVCTAP, encoded by the coding sequence ATGGGAGATGCGAGGCTCAAGGCCTCGGTGGTGGCTGCGGGCGGCGATGTGCCGGTCTATTGCAAGGTGCAGGGAGTGATCGGCACCTCGCTTCACTTTGAAATGCGATTGCCGGAACGCTGGAACGGCAAGCTGCATTTCTGGGGTGGTGGTGGCTATGACGGCTTCATTCAGTCGATCAGCGGGCCTGACGCCAATTCAAGAATCCCGTTGGTCGCGCTCAAGGCGGGCTATGCGACCGTTTCCAGCGACGGAGGGCATCAGTCCGAGCTGTGGAACGCAAGCTTCGCGCTGGCGAATCCCGAGGCGGCCCGGATGTTCGGAAGCCTGTCGGTGCCCACGGTGACGGCCAGTGCGCAGAAGATCCTGGCCTCCATCTACGGGGCGACGCCCGGAAAGTCCTATTTCGAGGGATGCTCCAACGGAGGGCGCGAAGGCATGGTGAGCATGCAGCGTTATCCCAAGATGTTTGACGGGATCATCGTGCGTGCACCCGCATACAACTGGGCCGGACTCATGGGGCATTTCTCCCGCAACGCGAAAGCAGCCATGGCCCCGGGGGCACGGTTATCGGCAGACAAACTGGCTCTTGTGGCAAGGACCGTACGCCACGCCTGCGACGCATTGGATGGGATCACGGATGGGGTGGTGGCGAACCCGGCGGCATGCACCCCTCTGCGGATCAATCTGCCCGCACTGCGCTGCGATGGAGGTGCCGACCTTGGACGCGACTGCCTTTCCGATGCGCAGATGGCGGTCTTTCAATCATGGACCACGGAGGCCGTGTTCCAAGGCGGATCAACCTTCAGAAACACCGCATGGAACCTGAATGGCAACGAAGACGACCCGCTCAACATGGCGCCGTGGCTGACCGGGAATGGCAATCCGGTCACCACCGAGCAATACCGCTACGAGGACACCACGATCAAGAACTACCTGGCGCGCGATCCCCATGCGGACTCGCTGGGGTATTCCTACGATTCGAACATCGGTGCGCTGGTGGACATGGCTGCGCTCAATGATGCGACCGAACCGGATATCAGCCCCTTCATCAAGAACGGCGGAAAGCTGATCATGTGGCATGGGGGTGCGGACCCGGGCATCAACATGAATTCGACCATCGACTACTACGACAGGATGCGAAAGGCCGTCGGCGATGCCGGTGCGAACGCCGCAACGCGGCTGTACATCGCCCCCGGCGTGAATCACTGCGCGACGGGTGTGGGTGCGGATACGGTGGACTTGTTGGCGGCGTTGGACCAATGGTCGAGCGGGAACAGCGCACCCGCGACCTTGAACGCGAGAAAACTGGATGCCGGGGGAGCAGAAGTCCTGGGTCGGCCGCTGTGCGAGTACCCGCAGTATCCGCGCTATGTTGGTGCTGCCGGTGATGCGGCCGCGGCGCGGCTGGCGAGCAGCTACGTTTGCACGGCACCGTAA
- a CDS encoding TetR/AcrR family transcriptional regulator, giving the protein MAYRQTPAVEARLLDNRTRILQAARALVSEGGWQEAQVANVAATAGIATGTVYRYFPSKAELFAEVLSRVSQREVDVLSDIAASDGSAHERLHSMVTTFVLRAMRNPRLAYALIAEPCDKAIDEERLTYRAAISEVIHGVIAQGQADASMRSDVRADIAATVIVGGFMEGLIGPLSPLASTSQMAEPEQKLEIAALADQIAALACASVQPPRR; this is encoded by the coding sequence ATGGCCTATAGACAGACCCCTGCCGTCGAAGCCCGTCTGCTCGACAACCGCACACGTATCCTGCAGGCGGCGCGCGCGCTTGTGAGCGAAGGTGGGTGGCAGGAGGCACAGGTGGCCAACGTTGCAGCCACGGCAGGCATTGCCACCGGCACGGTGTACCGCTACTTTCCCTCCAAGGCCGAGCTCTTTGCCGAAGTGCTCTCGCGTGTTTCGCAGCGGGAGGTGGATGTGCTCTCCGACATTGCGGCATCGGATGGGTCTGCCCATGAGCGCCTGCACTCGATGGTGACCACCTTCGTGCTGCGCGCCATGCGCAACCCGCGCCTTGCCTATGCATTGATCGCCGAACCCTGCGACAAGGCCATCGACGAGGAACGATTGACCTATCGCGCCGCCATCAGCGAAGTGATCCATGGCGTCATCGCACAAGGCCAGGCCGACGCGAGCATGCGCAGCGACGTACGCGCGGACATCGCCGCCACCGTCATCGTGGGCGGCTTCATGGAAGGCCTGATCGGTCCTCTCTCGCCGCTGGCAAGCACATCGCAGATGGCAGAGCCCGAGCAGAAACTGGAAATTGCCGCACTTGCGGACCAGATTGCTGCCCTCGCCTGCGCCAGCGTCCAGCCCCCTCGCCGTTGA
- a CDS encoding acyl-CoA dehydrogenase family protein yields the protein MNQSLSSNTLAAPANRYQTHEVRNQAQPASGFNAFSGDAVLTSAIRREAPWAAARCDALGAVAGDANVQELARLANRHNPELKTHDRFGHRIDWVEFHPSWHELMSLAWQHEVPNLSWRANARNGESNGHYARAVLSYLWNQVEQGTACPTGMAYASYAGFSAEPALAIWAEKSRGTQYEFSRREVGDKPSVVIGYAMTEKQGGSDLRETQTTARFSHSDSYHGATAHWYELTGHKWFCSVPQSDGFFTLAKVDGDVTCFFLPRTLPDGSFNRFFVQRLKDKAGNRSNASSEVEYAGTLAIRVGEEGRGIREILSHAHLTRLDFAVGSAGLMRQALTLALQHTTTRTAFSTPIADRPMMRNVLADMAVEVEAATLFALRVAKATDGMETSEHERLLARVATPAAKFFNCSRAPAIANEALQCHGGNGFIEENPMARLYREAPLNSVWEGTANMMCMDVRRAMSRTPEVVDALESEWSAQARQDPRFDALAARTRQLIAAAREDEFYARPMTEAVARTLQAAELLRYSTSEVVDAFFSTRAPAQGGDWGSHFGTMGGGVTSAQAEHIVKRANVFG from the coding sequence ATGAACCAATCTCTGTCCAGCAATACCCTCGCGGCCCCGGCCAACCGCTACCAGACACACGAAGTACGCAACCAGGCGCAACCCGCCAGCGGCTTCAATGCCTTCTCCGGCGATGCGGTCCTGACATCCGCCATCCGCCGCGAGGCCCCCTGGGCCGCCGCACGCTGCGACGCACTCGGCGCCGTGGCGGGCGACGCGAACGTGCAGGAGCTTGCGCGCCTGGCCAACAGGCACAACCCCGAGCTCAAGACACACGACCGCTTCGGCCATCGCATCGACTGGGTCGAGTTCCATCCCAGCTGGCACGAGCTGATGTCGCTTGCCTGGCAACACGAGGTGCCCAACCTCTCCTGGCGCGCCAACGCGCGCAACGGCGAGAGCAACGGCCACTATGCACGCGCCGTGCTCTCCTACCTCTGGAACCAGGTCGAGCAGGGAACGGCCTGCCCCACCGGCATGGCCTACGCGTCCTACGCTGGCTTCTCGGCCGAGCCGGCTCTCGCGATCTGGGCCGAGAAGTCCCGCGGAACGCAATATGAATTCAGCCGCCGCGAAGTGGGCGACAAGCCCTCGGTGGTGATCGGCTATGCGATGACGGAAAAGCAAGGCGGCTCGGACCTGCGCGAGACACAGACCACCGCACGCTTCTCGCACTCCGACAGTTACCACGGTGCAACCGCACACTGGTATGAACTCACCGGACACAAGTGGTTCTGCTCTGTTCCCCAATCGGACGGCTTCTTCACGCTTGCCAAGGTGGACGGCGACGTCACATGCTTCTTCCTGCCGCGAACCCTGCCCGACGGCTCGTTCAACCGCTTCTTCGTGCAGCGCCTCAAGGACAAGGCCGGCAATCGCTCGAATGCGTCGAGCGAGGTGGAGTACGCGGGCACGCTTGCCATCCGCGTGGGCGAGGAAGGCCGTGGCATCCGCGAGATCCTGTCCCACGCGCATCTCACGCGCCTGGACTTCGCGGTCGGCTCGGCCGGCCTGATGCGCCAGGCGTTGACGCTCGCGCTTCAGCACACCACCACGCGCACGGCATTCAGCACCCCTATCGCCGACCGCCCCATGATGCGCAATGTGCTCGCCGACATGGCTGTGGAGGTGGAGGCCGCGACACTGTTCGCACTGCGCGTCGCCAAGGCAACCGATGGCATGGAGACCAGCGAGCATGAGAGGCTGCTGGCCCGCGTCGCAACACCTGCCGCCAAGTTCTTCAACTGCTCGCGCGCACCGGCCATTGCCAACGAGGCCTTGCAGTGCCACGGCGGCAATGGCTTCATCGAGGAAAACCCGATGGCTCGGCTGTACCGTGAAGCACCGCTGAATAGCGTGTGGGAAGGCACGGCCAACATGATGTGCATGGACGTGCGCCGCGCCATGAGCCGCACACCGGAAGTCGTCGATGCCCTCGAATCGGAGTGGAGCGCCCAGGCCCGCCAGGACCCGCGCTTCGACGCGCTGGCTGCCCGCACCCGGCAACTCATCGCTGCCGCGCGCGAGGACGAGTTCTACGCACGCCCGATGACCGAGGCCGTTGCCCGTACGCTGCAGGCCGCAGAGCTCCTGCGATACAGCACCAGCGAGGTCGTGGACGCGTTCTTCAGCACGCGTGCACCCGCACAAGGCGGAGACTGGGGATCGCATTTCGGCACCATGGGGGGCGGCGTCACCAGCGCGCAGGCCGAGCACATCGTCAAGCGCGCCAACGTGTTCGGATGA
- a CDS encoding tannase/feruloyl esterase family alpha/beta hydrolase, with the protein MLAGKTIANAALTTTVVGASAEVPEYCKVSGKIGASLNFEMRLPNQWNGRLHYWGGGGYNGSIPPLTGSDASSRLPLVALERGFITVSSDSGHQGSSLDASFARRDPAAARMYGSLSVPTVMASAVKVVEAAYGSPPAKAYFEGCSNGGREALMAVQRNPKLFDGVIARAPGYNAVGFIGHFHLTAKDLAAPGGMLSEGKIKLIASRVRGACDALDGISDGIVSNAAACTPELVGMETLRCDGGADMGDSCLSDAQMKVVTDWTSDVNWNGSPTFHNKGWSLSGNEDYPGVWDAWLTGMGNVRYSARYLLQDTTIRNYMESDPGVDSLAYSPYDQNPGRLVAAGAMNDATDADISPFLDNGGKLIFWHGGADPALSTRSTAVYYQHVRAAVGVDKADAATRLYFAPGVGHCAGGPGADTSDLLAALDAWSSQKVAPSTLVAVKRDGEGWQVFDRPLCAYPQYPRYVGPKGDALAASHAANYRCVVDQ; encoded by the coding sequence GTGTTGGCGGGAAAGACCATTGCCAACGCGGCACTCACGACGACTGTCGTGGGCGCAAGTGCTGAGGTGCCTGAATACTGCAAGGTATCCGGCAAGATAGGTGCATCGCTGAATTTTGAAATGCGCTTGCCGAATCAATGGAATGGCCGGCTGCACTATTGGGGTGGCGGTGGATACAACGGATCGATTCCACCGCTGACGGGATCGGATGCCAGCTCGCGTCTGCCACTGGTTGCGTTGGAGCGTGGATTCATTACCGTTTCCAGTGATTCGGGACACCAGGGTAGCAGCTTGGATGCGAGCTTTGCGCGGCGCGACCCGGCGGCCGCCCGGATGTACGGCAGCCTTTCGGTTCCCACGGTGATGGCCAGCGCCGTGAAGGTCGTGGAAGCGGCTTACGGAAGCCCTCCCGCGAAGGCCTACTTTGAAGGCTGCTCCAACGGAGGGCGCGAAGCCTTGATGGCGGTGCAGCGCAACCCCAAGCTGTTTGACGGGGTGATTGCCCGGGCTCCGGGATACAACGCGGTGGGATTCATTGGCCACTTCCATCTGACGGCCAAGGACCTCGCGGCCCCCGGAGGAATGTTGTCGGAAGGGAAGATCAAACTCATCGCCTCGCGCGTGCGCGGGGCCTGCGATGCGCTCGATGGGATCAGCGACGGTATCGTGTCCAACGCAGCTGCCTGTACGCCCGAGCTTGTTGGCATGGAGACATTGCGCTGCGACGGCGGTGCCGATATGGGCGATTCCTGCCTCTCGGACGCGCAGATGAAAGTCGTCACGGATTGGACCTCCGATGTGAACTGGAATGGCAGTCCCACCTTTCACAACAAGGGCTGGAGCTTGAGCGGCAACGAGGACTATCCGGGTGTCTGGGATGCGTGGCTGACAGGCATGGGGAACGTGCGTTATTCGGCGCGCTATCTGCTGCAGGACACGACGATCAGGAACTATATGGAAAGCGATCCCGGCGTGGATTCCTTGGCGTATTCTCCGTACGACCAGAATCCAGGCCGTCTGGTGGCCGCGGGAGCCATGAATGACGCGACGGATGCAGACATCAGCCCCTTTCTTGACAACGGCGGCAAGCTGATTTTCTGGCACGGTGGCGCAGACCCTGCGCTCAGCACCCGCTCGACGGCCGTGTACTACCAGCATGTGCGAGCGGCCGTCGGTGTCGACAAGGCCGATGCGGCCACCCGGCTGTATTTCGCCCCGGGTGTGGGGCATTGCGCGGGCGGTCCGGGTGCGGATACGAGCGATCTGCTGGCGGCGCTCGATGCCTGGTCGAGTCAGAAAGTGGCTCCGTCCACATTGGTCGCCGTCAAACGGGACGGTGAGGGCTGGCAGGTCTTCGACAGGCCTTTGTGTGCCTATCCGCAGTACCCGCGCTACGTCGGTCCCAAGGGCGATGCGCTGGCCGCCAGCCATGCGGCCAACTACCGGTGCGTGGTAGATCAGTAA
- a CDS encoding YceI family protein: protein MRTAFFALATAAALMAGAAHAETATYAVDPTHTFATFEISHFGASVNRARFDKKEGSVQLDKAAKTGKVELTLQMDSINSGTAPFNKHLQSAEIFDAEKFPTAKFVGDKFTFDGDKVVSVSGDLTIKGKTQPVTFKANQFACYDSPMVKREVCGGDFETTIDRTAFGVDYGIAYGFPKNVRIVAQIEAIKQ, encoded by the coding sequence ATGCGCACAGCATTTTTCGCCCTTGCCACCGCAGCAGCCCTGATGGCTGGCGCTGCCCACGCCGAAACCGCAACCTACGCGGTCGATCCGACGCACACCTTCGCCACCTTTGAGATCAGCCACTTCGGCGCCAGCGTGAACCGCGCGCGCTTCGACAAGAAGGAAGGCTCCGTGCAACTGGACAAGGCGGCCAAGACCGGCAAGGTGGAGTTGACCCTGCAGATGGACTCCATCAATTCCGGCACGGCGCCATTCAACAAGCACCTGCAAAGCGCAGAGATCTTCGACGCCGAGAAATTCCCGACAGCCAAGTTTGTGGGCGACAAGTTCACTTTCGACGGCGACAAGGTGGTGTCCGTCTCGGGCGACCTGACAATCAAGGGCAAGACCCAGCCCGTCACTTTCAAGGCCAACCAGTTCGCTTGCTACGACAGCCCGATGGTCAAGCGTGAAGTGTGCGGTGGCGACTTCGAAACCACCATCGATCGCACGGCCTTCGGCGTGGACTACGGCATTGCCTACGGCTTCCCGAAGAACGTGCGCATCGTCGCGCAGATCGAAGCCATCAAGCAGTGA
- a CDS encoding YceI family protein, whose amino-acid sequence MTVKKTVSVWGLGAALAGAALAMASAPALAEQKLVPAQSEIGFVSKQMGVPVNGHFTKFDAQVSFDPAKLATSKVTLSIDTGSATLGVKETDAELPKPLWFNVTKFPQATFQSTAIKALGGGKFEVAGKLNIKGASQDVTVPVTLAQSGANTTATGSFAIKRLAFKIGEQEWADTSMVADEVQVKFKLALTGVPKI is encoded by the coding sequence ATGACAGTGAAGAAGACCGTTTCCGTGTGGGGCCTGGGTGCGGCGCTGGCCGGCGCAGCGCTGGCAATGGCATCCGCCCCCGCGCTGGCCGAGCAGAAGCTGGTGCCCGCGCAGAGCGAGATCGGCTTTGTGAGCAAGCAGATGGGCGTCCCGGTGAACGGTCATTTCACCAAGTTCGATGCCCAGGTGTCGTTCGATCCGGCCAAGCTGGCAACCAGCAAGGTGACGCTGTCGATCGATACCGGCAGCGCAACGTTGGGCGTGAAGGAAACCGATGCGGAATTGCCCAAGCCCCTGTGGTTCAACGTGACAAAGTTTCCTCAGGCTACATTCCAGTCCACGGCCATCAAGGCCCTGGGTGGCGGCAAGTTCGAGGTGGCAGGCAAGCTGAACATCAAGGGCGCGAGCCAGGATGTGACCGTCCCGGTCACGCTGGCGCAGAGCGGCGCCAATACCACTGCCACGGGCAGCTTCGCGATCAAGCGACTGGCGTTCAAGATCGGCGAGCAGGAGTGGGCCGACACTTCCATGGTGGCGGACGAAGTCCAGGTGAAGTTCAAGCTGGCACTGACCGGCGTTCCCAAGATCTGA